The following are encoded together in the Streptomyces sp. NBC_00358 genome:
- the ruvA gene encoding Holliday junction branch migration protein RuvA, whose translation MIAFVSGPVAALAPDSAVVEVGGIGIAVQCTPNTLAGLRTGQQAKLATSLVVREDSLTLYGFADDDERQVFELLQTASGVGPRLAQAMLAVHSPDALRRAVAGGDEKALIAVPGIGKKGAQKLLLDLKDRLGAPVGTGGPAVGTAVTAGWRDQLHAALVGLGYATREADEAVSAVAPQAAAAEGNPQVGQLLKAALQTLNRAR comes from the coding sequence ATGATCGCCTTCGTCAGCGGCCCGGTCGCCGCCCTCGCCCCCGACTCCGCGGTCGTCGAGGTCGGCGGCATCGGCATCGCCGTCCAGTGCACGCCCAACACGCTCGCCGGGCTCCGCACGGGACAGCAGGCCAAGCTCGCCACCTCCCTCGTCGTCCGCGAGGACTCGCTCACCCTCTACGGCTTCGCCGACGACGACGAGCGCCAGGTCTTCGAGCTGCTCCAGACCGCGAGCGGAGTCGGCCCCCGCCTCGCCCAGGCGATGCTCGCCGTGCACAGCCCGGACGCCCTGCGCCGCGCGGTGGCCGGAGGGGACGAGAAGGCACTCATCGCCGTTCCCGGCATCGGCAAGAAGGGCGCCCAGAAGCTGCTGCTCGACCTCAAGGACCGGCTCGGCGCGCCCGTCGGCACCGGTGGCCCGGCCGTCGGCACGGCCGTCACCGCGGGCTGGCGGGACCAGCTGCACGCGGCCCTCGTCGGCCTCGGCTACGCGACCCGCGAGGCCGACGAAGCGGTTTCCGCCGTCGCCCCGCAGGCCGCCGCGGCCGAGGGGAACCCGCAGGTCGGCCAGCTCCTCAAGGCCGCGCTGCAGACCCTGAACCGAGCTCGCTGA
- the ruvB gene encoding Holliday junction branch migration DNA helicase RuvB: MNWDDTRDEAADERFVDAAAERLVGSVADGEDQAVEAALRPKDLDEFIGQEKVREQLDLVLRAARARGATADHVLLSGAPGLGKTTLSMIIAAEMGAPIRITSGPAIQHAGDLAAILSSLQEGEVLFLDEIHRMSRPAEEMLYMAMEDFRVDVIVGKGPGATAIPLELPPFTLVGATTRAGLLPPPLRDRFGFTAHMEFYEPAELERVIHRSAGLLDVEIDTDGAAEIAGRSRGTPRIANRLLRRVRDYAQVRADGTVTREIAGAALKVYEVDARGLDRLDRGVLEALIKLFGGGPVGLSTLAVAVGEERETVEEVAEPFLVREGLLARTPRGRVATPAAWAHLGLTPPSRSAGGNGQQDLFGA; encoded by the coding sequence ATGAACTGGGACGACACGAGAGACGAAGCCGCCGACGAGCGGTTCGTCGACGCCGCCGCTGAGCGGCTGGTGGGATCGGTCGCCGACGGCGAGGACCAGGCGGTCGAGGCCGCCCTGCGTCCCAAGGACCTGGACGAGTTCATCGGCCAGGAGAAGGTCCGCGAGCAGCTAGACCTGGTCCTGCGCGCCGCCCGCGCGCGTGGAGCCACCGCGGACCACGTACTCCTTTCCGGTGCACCCGGGCTCGGCAAGACCACCCTCTCCATGATCATCGCGGCCGAGATGGGCGCCCCCATCCGCATCACCAGCGGCCCCGCCATCCAGCACGCCGGAGACCTCGCCGCGATCCTCTCCTCCCTCCAGGAGGGCGAGGTCCTGTTCCTGGACGAGATCCACCGCATGTCCCGGCCCGCCGAGGAGATGCTCTACATGGCCATGGAGGACTTCCGTGTCGACGTCATCGTCGGCAAGGGCCCCGGGGCCACCGCCATCCCGCTGGAGCTGCCCCCGTTCACACTGGTCGGCGCCACCACGCGCGCGGGCCTGCTGCCGCCGCCGCTGCGTGACCGCTTCGGCTTCACCGCGCACATGGAGTTCTACGAGCCCGCCGAGCTGGAGCGGGTCATCCACCGTTCCGCCGGCCTCCTCGACGTCGAGATCGACACCGACGGCGCCGCGGAGATCGCGGGCCGCTCCCGCGGCACGCCCCGTATCGCCAACCGCCTGCTGCGCCGCGTGCGCGACTACGCGCAGGTCAGAGCGGACGGGACCGTCACCCGGGAGATCGCCGGGGCGGCGCTGAAGGTCTACGAGGTGGACGCGCGGGGCCTGGACCGTCTCGACCGCGGTGTCCTCGAAGCCCTGATCAAGCTTTTCGGCGGCGGTCCTGTTGGATTGTCCACACTCGCTGTCGCTGTGGGGGAGGAGCGTGAGACGGTGGAGGAGGTCGCCGAGCCCTTCCTCGTCAGAGAGGGACTCCTCGCCCGCACTCCCCGTGGCCGGGTGGCGACACCCGCGGCATGGGCCCATCTCGGCCTCACGCCGCCGAGCCGCTCAGCAGGCGGAAACGGACAACAGGACCTGTTCGGGGCGTGA
- the yajC gene encoding preprotein translocase subunit YajC, translating to MSLVTLLPFIVLIGAMFLMTRSAKKKQQQAASMRNELQPGSGVRTIGGMYATVKEVNEETILLDAAPGVDLLFAKNAIGAVLTDDEYNRIVHGVEHDLKADGTVVPDDASSLTETDEPAADASSDASDDKPLDLGKKDAADKPADETVEAKADQASDVDAAEPKKTDGEAEAK from the coding sequence GTGAGTCTCGTGACCCTCCTCCCGTTCATCGTGCTCATCGGGGCCATGTTCCTGATGACCCGGTCGGCCAAGAAGAAGCAGCAGCAGGCGGCTTCCATGCGCAACGAGCTGCAGCCCGGCTCCGGCGTGCGCACGATCGGTGGTATGTACGCCACAGTCAAGGAGGTCAACGAGGAGACCATCCTCCTTGACGCCGCTCCGGGTGTGGACCTGCTCTTCGCGAAGAACGCGATCGGTGCCGTCCTCACGGACGACGAGTACAACCGCATCGTGCACGGCGTCGAGCACGACCTGAAGGCCGACGGCACCGTCGTGCCGGACGACGCCTCCTCCCTCACCGAGACCGACGAGCCCGCCGCCGACGCCTCTTCCGACGCCTCCGACGACAAGCCCCTCGACCTCGGCAAGAAGGACGCGGCGGACAAGCCGGCCGACGAGACCGTGGAGGCGAAGGCCGACCAGGCTTCCGACGTCGACGCAGCAGAGCCGAAGAAGACCGACGGCGAGGCCGAGGCGAAGTAG
- the secF gene encoding protein translocase subunit SecF, with protein MSKLGTLGARLHRGEIGYDFVGKRKIWYGISILITITAILGLTVRGLNMGIEFQGGAVFTTGKSSVSVSQAETFARDASGHEAVVQKLGNGGLRVQIAGIDTDKSDAIKDKLAADLKVDSEQINADLVGPSWGDEIANKAWEGLAIFMVLVVIYLAIAFEWRMAIAALVALIHDITITVGIYALVGFEVTPGTVIGLLTILGYSLYDTVVVFDSLKEQTKDITKQTRWTYSDIADRSINSTLVRSINTTVVALLPVAGLLFIGGGVLGAGTLNDISLSLFVGLAAGAYSSIFIATPLVADLKEREPQMKALRKRVLAKRAQAAAQGEPLEQRVTESYEDDEAQDVQPAVVGPRNQPASRTRGRGRPSGKRR; from the coding sequence ATGTCGAAACTCGGCACCCTCGGCGCCCGGCTCCACCGCGGTGAGATCGGCTACGACTTCGTCGGCAAGCGCAAGATCTGGTACGGCATCTCGATCCTGATCACCATCACGGCCATCCTCGGCCTGACGGTGCGCGGCCTGAACATGGGCATCGAGTTCCAGGGCGGTGCCGTCTTCACCACGGGCAAGTCCAGTGTCTCGGTGAGCCAGGCGGAGACCTTCGCGCGTGACGCCTCCGGCCACGAAGCGGTCGTCCAGAAGCTCGGCAACGGCGGCCTGCGTGTCCAGATCGCCGGTATCGACACCGACAAGTCGGACGCGATCAAGGACAAGCTCGCCGCCGACCTGAAGGTCGACTCCGAGCAGATCAACGCCGACCTGGTCGGCCCCAGCTGGGGTGACGAGATCGCCAACAAGGCCTGGGAGGGCCTGGCGATCTTCATGGTCCTGGTCGTGATCTACCTGGCCATCGCGTTCGAGTGGCGCATGGCGATCGCCGCGCTGGTCGCGCTGATCCACGACATCACCATCACGGTCGGCATCTACGCCCTGGTCGGCTTCGAGGTCACCCCGGGCACCGTGATCGGTCTGCTCACGATCCTCGGTTACTCGCTCTACGACACGGTCGTCGTCTTCGACAGCCTCAAGGAGCAGACCAAGGACATCACCAAGCAGACCCGCTGGACCTACAGCGACATCGCCGACCGTTCGATCAACAGCACCCTGGTGCGTTCGATCAACACCACGGTGGTCGCGCTCCTGCCGGTCGCCGGCCTGCTGTTCATCGGCGGCGGCGTGCTCGGCGCGGGCACGCTCAACGACATCTCGCTCTCGCTGTTCGTCGGCCTCGCGGCCGGCGCGTACTCCTCGATCTTCATCGCCACGCCGCTCGTCGCCGACCTCAAGGAGCGCGAGCCGCAGATGAAGGCCCTGCGCAAGCGGGTCCTCGCCAAGCGGGCCCAGGCGGCCGCCCAGGGTGAGCCCCTGGAGCAGCGGGTCACCGAGTCGTACGAGGACGACGAGGCGCAGGACGTCCAGCCGGCGGTCGTCGGTCCCCGCAACCAGCCCGCGTCCCGCACCCGCGGCCGCGGCCGGCCCTCGGGGAAGCGCCGATGA
- the secD gene encoding protein translocase subunit SecD: protein MAAPKKGRSASAQSRPGRSLALILIAIAALTGGMFASGHTTPRLGIDLAGGTSITLTAKNEPGQPNAINKTNMNTAVDIMNRRVNGLGVSEAEVQTQGSDNIIVNIPKGTNSKQARDQVGTTAKLYFRPVLASEVSGGAASASPSPSASGSPSAKATDKATSSSSAPATPSTSATTQGRAVTDALKAGSSPSASSTPSSSASSSAAPSASASVDPATAKLQAQFAALDCSDKTARATAGAGAKPTEPTVACGQDKNSAGQWEKYVLGPAAVSGTDIKKAAAVFDTQSAQGWKVTMDFTSGGSKKFAAITSKLAQNQGTQSEFAIALDGEVVSAPTVSQELTGPAEISGSFTQTEAQDLSNMLKYGALPLSFKESSVTTVTAALGGEQLHAGLVAGAIGLALVIIYLVLYYRGLSIIAIASLGVSAILTYVLMALLGPAIGFALNLPAVCGAIVAIGITADSFIVFFERIRDEIREGRSLRPAVERAWPRARRTILVSDFVSFLAAAVLFIVTVGKVQGFAFTLGLTTVLDVVVVFLFTKPLMTLMARRKFFAEGHSWSGLDPKRLGAKPPLRRTRRASAPVDTKEA, encoded by the coding sequence GTGGCAGCACCGAAGAAGGGCCGGAGCGCGAGCGCCCAGAGCAGGCCGGGGCGCTCGCTGGCCCTGATCCTGATCGCCATCGCGGCGCTCACCGGAGGGATGTTCGCCTCCGGGCACACCACTCCGCGTCTCGGCATCGATCTCGCCGGCGGCACGAGCATCACGCTCACGGCGAAGAACGAGCCGGGCCAGCCCAACGCGATCAACAAGACCAACATGAACACCGCGGTCGACATCATGAACCGCCGTGTCAACGGTCTCGGTGTCTCCGAGGCCGAGGTTCAGACCCAGGGATCCGACAACATCATTGTCAACATCCCCAAGGGCACGAACTCCAAGCAGGCGCGGGACCAGGTCGGCACCACCGCCAAGCTCTACTTCCGTCCCGTGCTGGCCAGCGAGGTCTCCGGGGGTGCCGCGTCGGCCAGCCCGTCGCCGAGCGCCTCCGGCAGCCCCTCGGCCAAGGCCACGGACAAGGCGACCTCGTCCTCCTCGGCCCCCGCGACCCCGTCGACCTCCGCCACCACTCAGGGCCGCGCGGTCACCGACGCCCTGAAGGCGGGCTCCTCGCCGTCCGCGAGCAGCACCCCGAGCTCCTCGGCCTCCTCCAGCGCCGCGCCGTCCGCGAGCGCCAGCGTGGACCCCGCGACGGCCAAGCTCCAGGCCCAGTTCGCCGCGCTCGACTGCTCCGACAAGACCGCCCGCGCCACCGCCGGTGCCGGCGCCAAGCCGACCGAGCCGACCGTGGCCTGCGGCCAGGACAAGAACTCCGCCGGTCAGTGGGAGAAGTACGTGCTCGGCCCGGCCGCGGTGTCCGGCACGGACATCAAGAAGGCCGCCGCCGTCTTCGACACGCAGAGCGCCCAGGGCTGGAAGGTCACCATGGACTTCACGTCCGGTGGCTCCAAGAAGTTCGCGGCCATCACCAGCAAGCTCGCCCAGAACCAGGGCACGCAGAGCGAGTTCGCCATCGCCCTCGACGGTGAGGTCGTCTCCGCCCCGACCGTCAGCCAGGAGCTGACCGGTCCCGCGGAGATCTCCGGAAGCTTCACCCAGACCGAGGCGCAGGACCTGTCCAACATGCTGAAGTACGGCGCGCTGCCGCTCAGCTTCAAGGAGTCCAGCGTCACCACGGTGACCGCCGCGCTCGGTGGCGAGCAGCTGCACGCCGGACTGGTCGCCGGGGCCATCGGCCTCGCCCTGGTCATCATCTACCTGGTGCTCTACTACCGCGGCCTGTCGATCATCGCCATCGCCTCCCTGGGCGTCTCCGCGATCCTCACCTACGTGCTCATGGCGCTCCTCGGCCCGGCCATCGGCTTCGCGCTGAACCTCCCGGCCGTGTGCGGCGCGATCGTCGCGATCGGAATCACGGCGGACTCGTTCATCGTGTTCTTCGAACGCATCCGGGACGAGATCCGTGAGGGCCGCTCCCTGCGGCCCGCCGTCGAGCGCGCCTGGCCGCGTGCCCGGCGCACCATCCTGGTCTCCGACTTCGTGTCGTTCCTCGCCGCCGCGGTGCTCTTCATCGTCACCGTCGGCAAGGTCCAGGGCTTCGCGTTCACCCTCGGTCTGACCACGGTGCTCGACGTCGTCGTCGTGTTCCTGTTCACCAAGCCGCTGATGACGCTCATGGCCCGCAGGAAGTTCTTCGCGGAGGGTCACAGCTGGTCCGGCCTCGACCCGAAGCGTCTGGGCGCCAAGCCGCCGCTGCGCCGCACCCGTCGCGCGTCCGCCCCCGTCGACACGAAGGAGGCGTGA
- the ruvC gene encoding crossover junction endodeoxyribonuclease RuvC: MRVLGVDPGLTRCGVGVVEGVAGRPLTMRGVGVVRTPADAELGLRLVAIEQGIERWLDEYDPEFVAVERVFSQHNVRTVMGTAQASAVAMLCAARRGIPVALHTPSEVKAAVTGNGRADKAQVGAMVTRLLRLAEPPKPADAADALALAICHIWRAPAQNRLQQAAARIGPDRAVAQNRLQQAAAAHASHQASKGRTA, from the coding sequence GTGCGGGTGCTGGGTGTTGACCCCGGGTTGACCCGGTGCGGTGTCGGGGTGGTCGAAGGAGTCGCCGGGCGGCCCCTGACCATGCGCGGCGTCGGTGTCGTACGCACCCCGGCGGACGCCGAGCTGGGCCTGCGCCTGGTCGCCATCGAGCAGGGCATCGAACGCTGGCTCGACGAGTACGATCCCGAATTCGTCGCCGTGGAGCGGGTGTTCAGCCAGCACAACGTCCGGACCGTGATGGGCACCGCCCAGGCCAGCGCCGTCGCGATGCTCTGCGCGGCCCGCCGCGGCATCCCCGTCGCCCTGCACACCCCGAGCGAGGTCAAGGCCGCCGTCACCGGCAACGGACGCGCGGACAAGGCCCAGGTCGGCGCCATGGTCACCCGCCTGCTGCGGCTCGCCGAACCCCCCAAACCCGCCGACGCGGCGGACGCCCTGGCCCTCGCCATCTGCCACATCTGGCGAGCCCCCGCCCAGAACAGACTCCAGCAGGCCGCCGCGCGGATCGGTCCCGACCGGGCCGTCGCGCAGAACAGACTCCAGCAGGCCGCGGCCGCACACGCCTCGCACCAAGCATCGAAAGGCCGTACCGCATGA